In Natrinema amylolyticum, the following are encoded in one genomic region:
- a CDS encoding CBS domain-containing protein, giving the protein MEDIFVARVMSTSLHTVTPDTLVEDAAQEMLENGIGSVVVVDDDNRLEGILTTTDFVRIVAEQKPKDQTPVSKYMSSDVVTASAQDSIRDAADVMVERGFHHIPVVDEDEGVIGMVTTSDLAGYLSRVQSPSPE; this is encoded by the coding sequence ATGGAAGATATTTTCGTCGCTCGGGTCATGTCCACGTCGCTCCACACGGTGACGCCGGACACGCTCGTCGAGGATGCCGCACAGGAAATGCTCGAAAACGGGATCGGATCGGTCGTCGTCGTCGACGACGACAACCGGCTCGAGGGAATCCTGACGACGACGGACTTCGTCCGGATCGTCGCCGAACAGAAGCCGAAAGACCAGACGCCGGTTTCGAAGTACATGAGCAGCGACGTCGTGACGGCGTCCGCACAGGACAGCATCCGCGACGCCGCGGACGTGATGGTCGAACGCGGCTTCCACCACATTCCGGTCGTCGACGAGGACGAGGGCGTCATCGGGATGGTCACCACGTCGGACCTGGCGGGGTACCTCTCGCGCGTGCAGTCGCCGAGCCCCGAGTAA
- a CDS encoding IclR family transcriptional regulator, producing the protein MSRNDAGDREREPGSPTIKSVETSLAIVDELQARDGAGVSELAEATGKSKGTVHKHLITLLKHDYVVKEGDTYRIGLRFLDVGGYALHQVEGLQYIEPKVRELADLTGETVQFSIEQRGRSVVLDRKAGQKGVFSRARIGKRFYMHQVAGGKVILANLPDERVREIVARHGLPAATDETITSEAELFEELEAIRERGYAFNIDESTRGLRAVGVPLTGPEGAVIGAFAVAGPSHRMRGERFESEIPDTTRSVINELELNLAHS; encoded by the coding sequence ATGTCCCGAAACGACGCCGGCGATCGGGAGCGCGAACCCGGTTCACCGACCATCAAGAGCGTCGAGACCTCGCTCGCGATCGTCGACGAGCTACAGGCTCGAGACGGGGCCGGGGTCTCGGAGCTGGCCGAGGCGACCGGGAAATCGAAGGGGACGGTCCACAAACACCTAATTACTCTTCTCAAGCACGATTACGTCGTCAAGGAGGGCGATACCTACCGGATCGGCCTCCGATTCCTGGACGTCGGCGGCTACGCCCTCCATCAGGTCGAGGGGCTCCAGTACATCGAACCGAAGGTCCGAGAGTTGGCGGATCTCACCGGGGAAACGGTCCAGTTCTCGATCGAACAGCGCGGCCGCTCCGTCGTCCTCGACCGAAAGGCGGGGCAGAAAGGCGTCTTCAGCCGCGCCCGGATCGGAAAGCGGTTCTACATGCACCAGGTCGCCGGCGGGAAGGTGATCCTGGCGAACTTGCCCGACGAGCGCGTCCGCGAGATCGTCGCCCGCCACGGGTTGCCGGCCGCCACCGACGAGACGATCACGAGCGAAGCCGAACTGTTCGAGGAACTCGAGGCGATCCGCGAGCGAGGGTACGCGTTCAACATCGACGAGAGCACGCGCGGACTCCGCGCGGTCGGCGTACCGCTGACGGGCCCGGAGGGGGCGGTCATCGGTGCGTTCGCCGTCGCAGGCCCGAGCCACCGCATGCGCGGCGAGCGCTTCGAGTCCGAGATCCCCGACACGACCCGGAGCGTCATCAACGAACTCGAGTTGAACCTCGCCCACTCCTGA
- a CDS encoding CoA transferase subunit A produces MAQVTTMASAIDDAVDDGDSLYLAGFTHLIPFAAGHEIIRGEYDDLELIRATPDLVYDQLIAAGCVSKVTFSWAGNPGVGSLRAFRRAVEDGVPNPIELEEYTHYGMVAALHAGAANLPFMPVRTFAGSDLIEHNDAIRTVESPYGDDEIPVVAPINPDVAIVSAQRSDEDGNAHLWGIPGEQKEAALAADTVVCCVEELCPTETIRSDPNRTLFTADAVDYVVREPYGAHPSYAQGYYQRDNDAYIEWEEISKNHEDVLEWLDEWVYGVENRREYLEKLGAKRLLDLEVDSQYATAIDMGDY; encoded by the coding sequence ATGGCACAAGTGACAACGATGGCGTCCGCGATCGACGACGCCGTTGACGACGGAGACAGTCTGTATCTCGCCGGGTTCACCCATCTGATCCCCTTCGCGGCGGGACACGAGATCATCCGCGGCGAGTACGACGACCTCGAGTTGATCCGGGCGACGCCCGACCTGGTGTACGATCAGCTGATCGCGGCGGGCTGCGTCTCGAAGGTCACCTTCTCGTGGGCCGGCAACCCGGGCGTCGGAAGCCTCCGCGCGTTCAGGCGAGCGGTCGAGGACGGCGTCCCGAACCCGATCGAACTCGAGGAGTACACTCACTACGGGATGGTGGCGGCGCTCCACGCCGGCGCGGCGAACCTCCCGTTCATGCCCGTTCGGACGTTCGCCGGCTCGGACCTGATCGAGCACAACGACGCGATCAGGACCGTCGAGAGCCCGTACGGTGACGACGAGATCCCGGTCGTGGCGCCGATCAACCCCGACGTGGCGATCGTCTCCGCACAGCGGAGCGACGAGGACGGGAACGCTCACCTCTGGGGCATCCCCGGCGAGCAGAAGGAGGCGGCGCTGGCCGCCGACACGGTCGTCTGCTGCGTCGAAGAGCTCTGTCCGACCGAGACGATCCGGAGCGATCCCAACCGGACGCTGTTCACCGCGGACGCCGTCGACTACGTCGTCAGGGAGCCCTACGGTGCTCATCCCTCCTACGCACAGGGCTACTATCAGCGGGACAACGACGCCTACATCGAGTGGGAGGAGATCTCGAAGAATCACGAGGACGTTCTCGAGTGGCTCGACGAGTGGGTCTACGGCGTCGAGAATCGACGGGAGTACCTCGAGAAGCTCGGCGCGAAGCGGCTGCTCGATCTCGAGGTCGACTCGCAGTACGCGACGGCGATCGATATGGGTGACTACTGA
- a CDS encoding CoA-transferase subunit beta codes for MEYTDTELMVTAAAEQLEDDDSVLVGIGVPNLACNLAKRNHAPDLEMIYESGTIGSNPSSLPLSIGDPVLASGATSVESMLNGFSYYLQGGRIDVGFLGGAQVDRYGNINSTVIGDYDDPAVRLPGSGGACEIASNAHRTIIVSPLEERRFPAEVDFVTSPGYLDAETDREDLGLRGGPETVITDKALMGFDDDGEMVVESLHPGVTADEVQASVGWKIQFADDVAQTREPTDDEIRLIREELDPDGVYLD; via the coding sequence ATGGAGTACACGGACACGGAACTCATGGTGACGGCGGCGGCGGAACAGCTCGAGGACGACGACTCGGTGCTGGTCGGGATCGGCGTCCCGAACCTGGCCTGTAACCTCGCGAAGCGCAACCACGCGCCCGACCTCGAGATGATCTACGAGTCGGGGACGATCGGCTCGAATCCGAGTTCGCTCCCGCTGTCGATCGGCGATCCGGTGCTCGCGTCGGGCGCGACGAGCGTCGAATCGATGCTGAACGGCTTCTCGTACTACCTGCAGGGCGGTCGGATCGACGTCGGCTTCCTCGGCGGCGCGCAGGTCGACCGCTACGGCAACATCAACTCCACCGTGATCGGCGACTACGACGATCCCGCGGTGCGCCTGCCCGGTAGCGGCGGAGCCTGCGAGATCGCCAGCAACGCCCACCGGACGATCATCGTCTCGCCGCTCGAGGAGCGGCGGTTCCCGGCGGAAGTCGACTTCGTCACGAGCCCCGGCTATCTCGACGCCGAGACGGACCGCGAGGACCTCGGACTGCGCGGCGGTCCGGAGACGGTGATCACCGACAAGGCGCTCATGGGATTCGACGACGACGGCGAGATGGTCGTCGAGAGCCTCCATCCGGGCGTCACCGCCGACGAGGTTCAGGCGTCGGTCGGCTGGAAGATCCAGTTCGCCGACGACGTCGCGCAGACGCGGGAGCCGACCGACGACGAGATCCGGCTCATCCGCGAGGAGCTCGATCCCGACGGCGTCTACCTCGACTGA
- a CDS encoding TRAP transporter permease, which produces MSETQSEPPVWSPLDFRRKHLLNNLVTVVALLFWARVLLYAVRQDAPRAKYGAVFLAGGILVYVIKELADLEGGKRLERIGLWLCALVGVTVPSYVWLNYEVLETTRVGYALDHEYLIGGLFALVILYLTYRAFGAAFASVMILAVLYARFGGLITGLLGHGGVATEQIVNVLTMEFDGFFGSITQVVAVKVALFLLYAGLMRGYGAFELIMRLSFQTAKYLRSGVAQSAVTSSLIVGSINGAQTANAAMTGSFTIPLMKESGMRSDSAGGIEAVASSGGQIMPPVMGAAAFVMASLIPGIGYVDVLVAGIIPALVFYISVAIGVHYMAIKQLPDSGIDIESRIGDIPEGYHPAIEAIRFGVPFAVLLYTLGIAQWTVLSSALYTCVAMIATGAGVPLVLGLVSSDVDLAETGRDALTDTISGFKFGAVSIAPIVIIIAAVNGIVDLLNATGLPGKLSLAMVSVAGGVLLFTVILAMAVCLVLGLGMPTVAAYTIVALLIAPTLTGEFAVEPLAAHFFVLYAAILSGITPPIAIAVVVTTGIAESNFWKTSLEALKLGLPLFVLPFTFIYNPEIVTGGFGLTTAGSGLVVLLGAIAITHGLNCAPRPFGIPSPVDYGARAMYVALGVFAMVWPTLLPRLGAVLVAMILIALQTVVPRGTGVDTVARGD; this is translated from the coding sequence ATGAGCGAGACCCAGAGCGAACCGCCCGTCTGGTCGCCGCTGGACTTCCGGCGCAAGCACCTGCTGAACAACCTCGTCACGGTGGTCGCCCTGTTGTTCTGGGCGCGGGTCTTGCTGTATGCGGTGCGACAGGACGCCCCGCGAGCGAAGTACGGGGCCGTCTTCCTCGCCGGCGGGATACTCGTCTACGTCATCAAAGAGCTCGCCGACCTCGAGGGGGGCAAACGCCTCGAACGGATCGGGCTGTGGCTCTGTGCGCTCGTCGGCGTCACCGTTCCCAGCTACGTCTGGCTGAACTACGAGGTGCTCGAGACGACCCGCGTCGGCTACGCGTTAGACCACGAGTACCTGATCGGGGGGCTGTTCGCGCTCGTGATCCTCTATCTGACCTACCGAGCGTTCGGGGCCGCCTTCGCATCCGTGATGATACTGGCAGTGCTCTACGCCCGGTTCGGGGGTCTCATCACCGGGTTGCTGGGCCACGGCGGCGTCGCTACCGAACAGATCGTCAACGTGCTCACGATGGAGTTCGACGGCTTCTTCGGCTCGATCACGCAGGTCGTCGCCGTCAAAGTCGCGCTGTTTCTCCTGTACGCAGGCCTGATGCGCGGCTACGGGGCCTTCGAACTCATCATGCGACTCTCCTTCCAGACGGCGAAGTATCTCCGTTCGGGGGTCGCCCAGTCGGCGGTGACCTCGAGTCTGATCGTCGGCTCGATCAACGGCGCGCAGACGGCCAACGCCGCGATGACCGGCTCCTTTACAATTCCGTTGATGAAAGAGAGCGGGATGCGGTCGGATTCGGCGGGCGGCATCGAGGCGGTCGCCTCCTCGGGCGGCCAGATCATGCCGCCGGTCATGGGCGCGGCCGCGTTCGTGATGGCATCGCTCATTCCCGGCATCGGCTACGTCGACGTCCTCGTCGCGGGTATCATCCCGGCGCTGGTGTTCTACATCTCGGTCGCCATCGGCGTCCACTACATGGCGATCAAGCAGCTACCGGACAGCGGCATCGATATCGAAAGCCGCATCGGCGACATCCCGGAGGGGTACCATCCCGCGATCGAGGCGATCCGGTTCGGCGTTCCGTTCGCCGTGCTCCTCTACACGCTCGGTATCGCGCAGTGGACGGTCCTCTCGTCCGCACTGTACACCTGCGTCGCGATGATCGCGACCGGTGCCGGCGTTCCCCTGGTCCTCGGCCTCGTCAGTAGCGACGTGGATCTCGCCGAGACCGGCCGGGACGCCCTGACCGACACGATCTCCGGGTTCAAGTTCGGCGCGGTCTCGATCGCCCCGATCGTTATCATCATCGCGGCCGTCAACGGTATCGTCGACCTGCTGAACGCGACCGGCCTCCCCGGCAAGCTCTCGCTGGCGATGGTCAGCGTCGCCGGCGGCGTGTTGCTGTTCACCGTCATCCTCGCGATGGCCGTCTGCCTCGTGCTGGGACTCGGCATGCCCACGGTCGCCGCCTACACCATCGTCGCGCTGCTCATCGCGCCGACGCTGACCGGCGAGTTCGCCGTGGAGCCGCTCGCGGCACACTTCTTCGTGCTCTACGCGGCCATCCTCTCGGGGATTACGCCACCGATCGCCATCGCGGTGGTGGTGACGACCGGTATCGCGGAGTCGAACTTCTGGAAGACGTCGCTCGAGGCGCTGAAGCTCGGCCTGCCGCTGTTCGTTCTCCCGTTCACGTTCATCTACAATCCGGAAATCGTGACGGGCGGGTTCGGGCTCACGACCGCCGGCTCGGGGCTCGTCGTCCTGCTGGGTGCGATCGCGATTACCCACGGACTCAACTGTGCCCCCCGCCCGTTCGGCATCCCGTCGCCGGTCGACTACGGTGCCCGGGCGATGTACGTCGCCCTCGGCGTCTTCGCGATGGTGTGGCCGACGCTGCTGCCGCGACTCGGTGCCGTCCTGGTCGCGATGATCCTCATCGCACTCCAGACGGTGGTTCCGCGGGGAACCGGCGTCGACACCGTCGCTCGCGGGGACTGA
- a CDS encoding TAXI family TRAP transporter solute-binding subunit, which translates to MRLNRRRDILKAVSGIGAVGLAGCLGGDGGSTTSLSVGIPSSSTTTGQASNSFQRVVQEQSGDTEPAGEIRWQNQETGGDPPSLRQHAQGNLQALTAGNFIVASAQQDLPPFEERPLDTLPQQMFSIAPLHMHILSLQGSGIETTDDLVGSNFWPLPPEWGLRQQAETVLTNAGLWSDLESSDSIVNAGTGEVAGRIEEGDVDALIAYGSGFANLAGWATEVDARADLQLVEFTDSFIEGVNSTRGTSHSQIEPYGWEQQSFEQEQVDIYGADFQFWLSSEVSRDVGYELARISHENVESIQEGQPAYLDHSDPESMASLYLEDVPVHPGPYDFLEEQDVDMSAYTRGETSE; encoded by the coding sequence ATGCGTCTCAATAGACGACGGGATATCCTGAAAGCAGTGAGTGGAATCGGGGCGGTCGGATTGGCCGGCTGTCTCGGCGGTGACGGTGGCAGTACGACCTCTCTCAGCGTCGGGATTCCAAGTTCCAGTACGACGACCGGGCAGGCAAGCAACTCCTTCCAGCGCGTCGTCCAGGAACAGTCCGGCGACACCGAGCCCGCCGGGGAGATCCGGTGGCAGAACCAGGAGACCGGCGGCGACCCGCCGAGTCTCAGACAGCACGCCCAGGGGAACCTGCAGGCGCTGACCGCCGGGAACTTCATCGTTGCGTCGGCCCAGCAGGACCTGCCGCCGTTCGAGGAGCGGCCGCTGGACACGCTCCCCCAGCAGATGTTCTCGATCGCACCCCTGCACATGCATATCCTCTCGCTGCAGGGGTCGGGCATCGAGACGACGGACGACCTCGTCGGGAGTAACTTCTGGCCGCTGCCGCCGGAGTGGGGACTCCGCCAGCAGGCCGAGACCGTTCTCACGAACGCCGGCCTCTGGAGCGATCTCGAGAGCAGCGACTCCATCGTCAACGCCGGGACCGGTGAAGTGGCCGGCCGTATCGAAGAGGGCGACGTCGACGCGCTGATCGCCTACGGCTCCGGGTTCGCGAACCTCGCGGGCTGGGCGACGGAGGTCGACGCTCGAGCGGACCTCCAGCTCGTCGAGTTCACCGACAGCTTCATCGAGGGCGTCAACAGCACTCGCGGGACCAGTCACAGCCAGATCGAACCGTACGGCTGGGAACAACAGAGCTTCGAGCAGGAGCAGGTGGACATCTACGGCGCCGACTTCCAGTTCTGGCTCAGTAGCGAGGTTTCGCGGGACGTCGGCTACGAACTCGCGCGAATCAGTCACGAGAACGTCGAGTCCATTCAGGAGGGCCAACCGGCGTATCTCGACCACAGCGACCCCGAGTCGATGGCATCGCTCTACCTCGAGGACGTCCCCGTCCACCCCGGCCCGTACGACTTCCTCGAGGAGCAAGACGTCGACATGAGCGCCTACACGCGCGGCGAGACCAGCGAATAG
- a CDS encoding CaiB/BaiF CoA transferase family protein, with amino-acid sequence MRPLEDVTVIDATQALVGPMATQTFGDLGADVIKIERPGYGDLTRTYQPEYEGLSAYFVSLNRNKRSLTLDLTSEEGQTVLHELVEDADVFMQNFSPGKAEAFDADYETLSTLNDDLIYCDVSGYGSDSPYSGRKSFDIVLQGEAGMMSITGSEDEPARVGISICDVSGAMTATYAILTSLYHREQTGEGQHIELSLYDTSFQWLLYHVTNFFASGDVPRRMGTKHPNLAPYQAIETADSHVVVGVISEGLWPNLCRALDREEWIDDDRFATFEDRVENREALDSRLEEIFARMTTDEWVEHLREFDVPCTPVNDVEDVVNDPHIQSRDMIAKMEHPEHGTLKAPANPVNFSSLETTHERAPPDLGQHSREILAELGYSDDEIAALEADEVV; translated from the coding sequence ATGCGGCCTCTAGAGGACGTTACCGTTATCGACGCGACACAGGCGCTCGTCGGACCGATGGCGACACAGACGTTCGGCGACCTCGGTGCGGACGTGATCAAGATCGAACGGCCCGGGTACGGTGATCTGACGCGCACCTATCAGCCGGAGTACGAGGGACTGTCGGCGTACTTCGTGAGCCTCAACCGGAATAAACGGAGTCTTACGCTCGACCTAACGAGCGAGGAGGGACAGACGGTCCTCCACGAGCTGGTCGAAGACGCCGACGTATTCATGCAGAACTTCAGCCCTGGCAAGGCCGAGGCGTTCGACGCCGACTACGAGACACTCTCGACGCTGAACGATGACCTGATTTACTGTGACGTGTCCGGATACGGTTCGGACAGCCCCTACAGCGGGCGCAAGTCTTTCGACATCGTGTTACAGGGCGAAGCCGGCATGATGAGCATCACCGGGAGCGAAGACGAACCGGCGCGGGTCGGTATCTCGATCTGTGACGTCTCGGGTGCTATGACGGCGACCTACGCCATTCTGACGTCGCTCTATCATCGCGAACAGACGGGCGAGGGGCAACACATCGAACTCTCGCTGTACGACACGAGCTTCCAGTGGCTCCTCTATCACGTCACCAACTTCTTCGCCTCCGGCGACGTGCCGCGCCGGATGGGGACCAAACACCCCAACCTCGCGCCCTACCAGGCGATCGAGACGGCCGACTCCCACGTCGTCGTCGGCGTGATCAGCGAGGGTCTCTGGCCCAACCTCTGTCGCGCGCTCGATCGCGAGGAGTGGATCGACGACGACCGGTTCGCGACGTTCGAGGATCGGGTCGAGAACCGGGAGGCGCTCGACAGCCGACTCGAGGAGATATTCGCCCGGATGACGACCGACGAGTGGGTCGAACACCTCCGCGAGTTCGACGTCCCGTGTACGCCCGTCAACGACGTCGAAGACGTCGTCAACGATCCGCACATCCAGTCCCGGGACATGATCGCCAAGATGGAACACCCCGAGCACGGAACGCTGAAAGCGCCCGCGAACCCGGTCAACTTCTCCTCGCTCGAGACCACCCACGAGCGGGCACCGCCGGATCTCGGTCAGCACTCGCGTGAGATCCTCGCGGAACTGGGCTACTCGGACGACGAAATCGCGGCTCTCGAGGCCGACGAGGTCGTCTGA
- a CDS encoding thiamine pyrophosphate-binding protein, whose amino-acid sequence MDVSRAVIERLAADGIDTVFGIPGKQTLPLNEAIGARDDIQFVMARHETAVTHQAWGYAETSGRPAATAVVPGPGDMNAMNGLKNALNDCTPLVHMAVETEPEVRGGDGIHETPPDTYDNVVKANRLVESPESTLAVLEEAISIAETPPKGPVRVGIPKNFLAMDVPLATPAEYSRDSVSGVADRDVEAAADRLADADEPVIVAGGGVRAAEASDDLRRVAERLGAPVVTTYKGKGVLPDGPDGYVAGTLSGSASPELLELLASADAALAVGTDFDAVATRAWSVTVPETLVHVTLDPDDLGTGYDPTVGIVADAGEALSALEDALADREFAAGNAVERASEVRTATSERLEELRVSSPPLTSVSALEAIREAVPREAIVTADAGGSRVWGLNVFEAGGPRSYVNPGSWASMGTSLPSAIGAQVANPDEDVVVLVGDGGLMMCVHELHTAVAEALPITVVVFVNEDYAIISDDADRNYDLEAGAYEWANAPIDFSSLATSLGMRAERAETSSEIRAALASALEADEPVLVEIPTDPGEPQASEWMSE is encoded by the coding sequence ATGGACGTGAGCCGAGCGGTCATCGAGCGATTGGCAGCCGACGGAATCGACACCGTGTTCGGCATTCCGGGCAAACAGACGCTCCCGCTGAACGAGGCGATCGGAGCGCGGGACGACATTCAGTTCGTCATGGCTCGCCACGAGACCGCCGTCACCCATCAGGCGTGGGGGTACGCCGAGACCAGCGGGCGGCCCGCGGCGACGGCCGTTGTCCCCGGGCCGGGCGATATGAACGCGATGAACGGTTTGAAGAACGCGCTCAACGATTGCACGCCGCTCGTCCACATGGCCGTCGAGACCGAACCCGAGGTCCGCGGCGGCGACGGCATCCACGAGACGCCGCCGGACACCTACGACAACGTCGTCAAAGCGAACCGACTCGTCGAGAGTCCCGAGAGCACGCTCGCCGTCCTCGAGGAGGCGATCTCGATCGCCGAGACGCCACCGAAGGGCCCCGTTCGGGTCGGGATTCCGAAGAACTTCCTGGCGATGGACGTCCCGCTCGCGACGCCGGCGGAATACAGCCGGGACTCGGTTTCGGGGGTCGCGGATCGCGACGTCGAGGCCGCCGCCGATCGCCTCGCCGACGCCGACGAGCCGGTGATCGTCGCTGGCGGCGGGGTCCGTGCCGCCGAAGCGAGCGACGACCTCCGCCGCGTCGCAGAGCGACTCGGCGCGCCCGTCGTCACGACCTACAAGGGGAAAGGCGTCCTCCCCGACGGTCCCGACGGGTACGTCGCCGGAACGCTGTCGGGCAGCGCGTCGCCCGAGTTGCTCGAGCTCCTCGCCAGCGCGGACGCCGCGCTCGCGGTCGGCACGGACTTCGACGCCGTGGCGACCCGTGCCTGGTCCGTGACCGTACCCGAGACCCTCGTCCACGTCACGCTCGATCCCGACGACCTCGGGACCGGCTACGATCCGACGGTCGGCATCGTCGCCGACGCCGGCGAGGCGCTGTCGGCGCTCGAAGACGCGCTCGCCGACCGCGAGTTCGCGGCCGGCAACGCCGTCGAGCGCGCCAGCGAGGTCCGAACGGCCACGAGCGAGCGACTCGAGGAGCTGCGCGTCTCGTCGCCGCCACTGACCTCCGTCAGCGCGCTCGAGGCGATCCGGGAAGCGGTCCCGCGGGAGGCGATCGTGACGGCAGACGCCGGCGGCTCCCGCGTATGGGGACTCAACGTCTTCGAGGCGGGGGGGCCGCGCTCGTACGTCAATCCGGGCTCGTGGGCGTCGATGGGGACCAGCCTCCCGTCGGCGATCGGTGCACAGGTCGCCAACCCCGACGAGGACGTGGTCGTCCTGGTCGGCGACGGCGGACTCATGATGTGCGTCCACGAACTCCACACGGCCGTCGCCGAGGCGCTGCCGATCACCGTCGTCGTCTTCGTCAACGAGGACTACGCGATCATCAGCGACGACGCCGACCGGAACTACGACCTCGAGGCCGGCGCGTACGAGTGGGCGAACGCGCCGATCGATTTCTCGAGCCTCGCGACGAGTCTCGGGATGCGGGCCGAGCGCGCGGAGACATCGTCGGAAATTCGGGCAGCGCTCGCGTCCGCGCTCGAGGCGGACGAGCCGGTACTCGTCGAAATTCCGACGGACCCGGGCGAACCGCAGGCGAGCGAGTGGATGAGCGAATAG